A genomic segment from Cricetulus griseus strain 17A/GY chromosome 8, alternate assembly CriGri-PICRH-1.0, whole genome shotgun sequence encodes:
- the Crygn gene encoding gamma-crystallin N isoform X2, whose translation MAQRSGKVVTWVPDLFQITLYEGKHFTGRKLEVFGDCDNFQDRGFMNRVNSIRVESGAWVCFDHPDFRGQQFILEHGDYPEFFRWNGHNDHMGSCRPVGMHGEHFRIDIFEGCNFTGQCLEFVEDCPFLQSRGWAKSCVNAIKVYGDGAWVLYEEPNYRGRMYVVERGDFRSFSDWEAHSARVQSLRRVLNFF comes from the exons ATGGCTCAGCGCTCCGGGAAG gtggtcacatgGGTCCCTGATCTGTTCCAGATCACTCTCTATGAGGGCAAGCACTTCACAGGGCGGAAGCTGGAAGTCTTTGGGGACTGTGACAACTTTCAGGACCGAGGTTTTATGAACCGAGTGAACTCTATCCGTGTGGAGAGTGGCGCCTGGGTCTGCTTTGATCACCCTGACTTTCGAGGCCAGCAGTTCATCCTGGAGCATGGTGACTACCCTGAATTCTTCCGCTGGAATGGCCACAATGACCACATGGGCTCCTGTCGGCCTGTGGGCATG CACGGAGAACATTTCCGCATAGACATCTTCGAGGGCTGCAACTTCACAGGCCAATGCCTGGAGTTCGTGGAAGACTGCCCCTTCCTGCAGAGCCGGGGCTGGGCCAAGAGCTGCGTCAACGCCATCAAGGTGTATGGGGATGGAGC GTGGGTCCTCTACGAGGAGCCCAACTACCGCGGCCGCATGTACGTGGTGGAGAGGGGCGACTTCCGCAGCTTCTCCGACTGGGAAGCCCACAGTGCGCGCGTGCAGTCGCTCCGCAGGGTGCTCAACTTCTTCTAG